AATATTGAATTATATTTTTTTCTATACTCAAGGATACACTGGGTAGTCATTTGCTTTTTTTATCTTCAGTAGATAAGGATTATGGGAGAAGTTGACGTGAGGGCTGTTGCAAAAATCGCCCGCATCACACTGACCGATGAGGAAGCGGAAGCGTTTGCGCGTGACATCGATGAGATAAAAAAGATTTTTGATGAGATTGACCGCATCGAGGTGTCCGAAGAGCCGGCGTTTCAGCCGATTGAGGTGAAAAACCGGACGAGAGAGGATGTAGCCAAGAAGGGCTTTTCAATCGAGGAGGCATTCTCGAACACGGGCCACAGGGAGGAGAATTATTTTCGGGGCCCGAAGGTTTGAAGCACAGGGCATTTTTTCATGAGAAATTTTGCAATTGTTGGGATTGCCATTTAAATTGACTCTAAGAAGAAGCACCTGAACCGTTGGAAGCAAGCTCGACAATCATCACGTATAAATCCTGGGCGCTGGCTATGGCGGCGCTCTGTGAGCCGGCCAGGGGATCTCGGGGATTCTTTTTCATATACTCCTGCATATCTTCAATAAGGATTCTCAGGTGCCTTGCCGCTTCGTCAAGCGCTTCAGGAGACACTTTTTCAAAATTCACTCCGTAAAGCTTTCTAATCTCAAGGTATTGCTCTGCAATGGGCCCAAGAACTTTTTCCACGATTTCCGGCTCGGCTGTGGCAATGTTGGCGTACTTCGTCCTGCCATCCAGTCCGATAAAGGTTCCCCAGGCGTAAGCATTTGGCTTTTTTATCCGGGGCGTTTCTTCCCTGTCTTCAGTATATGCACTAGACTTTTTTCTTTCAAGAGCATGCCTCAGGGTGTCCAAGACCATAACTTAGGAGTTTTATAAATATCTTATTCTTGGCTTATCTCTACTGATTGATAATTTTTAGTATTTTGGTAGTTATGGGGACAGAAGAGGAACTAGTCGGCGAAACAAAGCGGTGGCTTTCGAAAATCAAAGCCCTGAAGATTACACCCAAGTCAGATAAGGGAAGAGAACATAAAGGGAATATTGAGGCATACATAAGCGACTCGTTGCATTTTTTTGACAAGGGCGACTATGTCAGGTCATTTGAAGCCGTTGTCTGGGCGTGGGCATTCCTGGAGATTTCAAAAGACCTTGGCTTAATCGAGGTTTGCTGAGCTTTGCAGTATGGGGAGTGGGAAATCTGGTTGGGATGGCAGGTCTTCTCATCCCAGGCGGCTCATAATACCGGAACCGCTCTATCAGGTTATGCTCTCAGGAGCGGTGAGTAATTACCTGACTGGGGTAGAGAGCAGCTACGACCTGTCTGGCATGTCAAAAGTTGGTGGGGACTATCTTGTTGAGAGCCTGTCCAGACTTCCTCCGGGGAATCTCCCTGAGGTAAGGAGGGTGGTTTTTGGAGATTTGGGGGATTATTGCTTTCACGGAAGCACTGTTGCGGGGGATTTTCACACGCATCCCCTGTTGCCCTTTCATTTCAGGTATTTTAGTGTGGCTACAGAAGAGGGTTTTTTGAAAGTAGACCCCTTGATTGCCGCAAATATTCTGAACTGTGAAATACTTCCTCCAAGCGGTGCGGACTGGAGGTTTTTTCTTAATAGAGGGATTGTAGGCACAATGTGTTACCTCGGAAAGGATGTGCTGGCAGTAAACTGCTTGTACAATGAAGGGAGAAACCAGTTCAGCCAGATTCCGGTTTGCCGCTTTAAGGATGATCGGCTTTTTGAATTGCCAAGTCATGTTTCAGCGAATCATATTGGAAGCCTTTTTGACCTGGTGGAAGTTTACCGTCATATTGAAGAGCCGGTTCGCGTCAGTTCCGGGAGGGCAGAGTTTGTGACAGAGTCTGCCGATGGGCTCAGGGAAGTGGAGAGGGTGGATGAGTTCAGGACGGTTTCAAAACCCGGCACTGGCCGCATTGGTTATATGCCGGTTGCAAGGGACATGCAGGGAAAACCTTTTGTCAGCCCGATTTCTGAGTATTGTGCTGGTATGTTGTAGTGATTTGAGGCATTAATCTTAAACTTCTTTGAAAATTATGCCGTTATGGCAAATTAGACTATGTTTGGATTCCTAAAGCAGAAGGTAAAGGAGGTGCTTGACAAGGTAAAGGTGCCTTCCAAGGAGGAAAAAAAGAAGGGTGAGCCGAAAGAAAAGAAAAAAGTGGTTTCCGAAGAAAAGCTGCCCCAAAAAGCTCTGAAAGAAGAGTCCTTGCCAAAAGCTCCAGCCAGCAAGGTAGAAAGTTTTTCTACAAGAGAGCCCACTGCGACTGCAAAGAGTAAGCCAGGCGCTGAAGCTTCCACAGAAAAGATGCGCGAAAAAGAGAAGAAGGGCTTTGGCTTTTCCTTGTTTTCAAAAAAGCTCTCTGAAAAAGACCTTGAAGAACTCAAGATTGGCCTTGTCCGGGCGAACATGTCGTACGAAGCCGCTGAAAAGATTGTCGAGGCATTGCGGGACACTGAGAAAAAGGCGGCTGATGAAGTTTTGCGTGAGCAACTAATTGAGCTTTTGGGAACAGAAAGATTTGACCTGGTGAAGTTTGTCAAAGACAGGATGAAAACCCAGAAAGCAGTAACGATTCTTTTCTTTGGCTTTAACGGCGCGGGCAAGACGACGACGATTGCAAAAATTGGGCATCTCCTGAAGAAGAACGGCGTGCCCGTTGTTTTTGCGGCAGGCGACACTTTCAGGGCCGCTGCAATTGAGCAGTTGTCGGCGCACGCAAAAAATCTTGGCATCGAAATCGTCAAGCACAAGTATGGGGGCGACCCTGCGGCGGTCATATTTGACGCGAAGAAGCACGCAGAGAAAATCCATGGAGTGGTCTTGGGCGACACTGCAGGGCGGCTTCATACCGATAAAGGGCTGATGGAAGAGCTTAAAAAAGTAATGCGCGTTAACTCGCCTGACTTTAAGATACTTGTCATGGATTCGCTAACCGGAAGCGACATAGTGACTCAGCTTGAAAACTTCTCGGCTATTGGCTTTGACGGGCTAATTTTCACAAAGGTGGAGATTAACGAGAAGGGAGGGTCTATTTTCTCTGTCAGGCAGCACACGGACAAGCCGATACTTTTCCTTGGAACCGGGCAGGGATATGGTGACCTTATGGAGTTTGATCCTGAGAAGATTGTCGAAAAGCTTGATTTGTAGTTTCGGGAATTAAATTTCCTAGGCAGTTGCTGATTCTGCTGATTGATGCGGCGAGCCAAAAGGCATCTGAGCAGACGGGGCTTCCAGTTCTGCTTGGAGATGACCGTAGGATCCCATATCGAACCTTTGTTGCGGGCTTACGTTCAAGCCGGCATTAGTTATGAGCTGGTCGTTTATTTCTTGTTGTCCAAAATCCGTTTTAATTTGGGTTTCGTAGTGCCCGTTTATAACACTTCTGTTAGGGTTTTCAATGTAGATGAATCCACTCGGTCTATCTACATATCTAAAGTCGGTAATTCCATCAAAGCGGTCAAATAGTGTTGGAGTTTTCTCAGCGATTTCGGATTGAATCTGAGCTCTTTGGCTGTCGTATGTTTTTTCTAAGCTATCAATAAGTTTGCGGACCTTTTTGACTTCTTTTTCGACCTTGCTAAGGTATTCCTGGCCGCTTTTTGTTTCAGACAGTATGCTGTAAGCGGCATCAGTTGCCTTCATGCCACCACTAATCAATGCTTCTGCCTTTGTTTTATTGTTTGCAAGAACGTCTTCACAAACGCTTAGGTAAGAATTTGTTACCTTTAGTAGTCCTTCATATGCGGAATGTCCTTCAGCGGTGAGACTAACCCTACCTTTGCTTACATATTCTCCCTGTGAAACTTTTCTATCATATCTGCTGTTGTAGGTACTGAGACTGTCCCCTTCATTCCTGCCTCCAAGACCATTACGGATATATGTAAGAAGTGGCATAACTATGGTAGGAATATATAGGTTATTTTGGAGTCGCTAGCCACTTTTTTATTTTTAAAGAATAATTATGTCAAATTCTTACAGGAGCGTTATGGAAAGAATTGCAAGGGTGAGCCCCATTACAGGGACAACCTCAATAAAGGGCCGCCCTGGCATGAGGGTTTACACAAAAGACGGGCCTTATTTTACGCTTTATCCCTCACACAAGTATGCAGGTGTCGGCCTGATGGCCATGAATAATCCTCCCATAGAGAACACTTATGACAATTCTATGCTTAGCCCCAGACAAGTTGAATTCGAACTACAGCTCATCGGAGACTCAGGATGGCGCCTTCACAGAACTGATGTCGCGGATAAGCGATATAGAGGAACTGTGCTTTTTGCGCCTGATGCAAGTGTAGCTGCATTGTGGCATGGGCTGAATGCTTTGGAGGGGTATGAAATTCATAAGGGAAGTTTTGACTTGCATTTGCCTATTGGGAAGAGGGATATATTCATAAGGTATATCGCTTCCTCCGTTTAGGTTTCTTTGCAGATACCCTCTTATGATAGACGCGCACTGCCATCTTGAGCAAAAAGATTACGACCCCGACCGGGAGGAAGTTATAAAGAGGTGCAAAGAGTTGTTGAAGGCAGTGGTTTTTAGCTGCGCCCACCCAAGGGACTTTGAAACGGCTCTCGAAATCGCTGAAAAGCACAGGGGCTTTGTTTTCTTAACCGCAGGGATTCACCCCGAATATATCAAGGAAATTTCGGAAGATGAAATCCATTCCTTTTTTGGCCTTCTAAGGAAAAACAGGAAAAAGCTTGTCGGGCTTGGCGAGTGCGGGCTTGACTACCATTGGGTCCAGGAAGAAGACTGGAGGGAAAAGCAAAAGAAATTGTTCAGGCGGCACATATCTTTTGCAAAAGACTTGGGCCTGCCCCTGGTAATCCACTCGAGGGAGGCGGAAGGGGATTGCTTGGACCTACTGGAAAAAGAAGGCGCAAAAAATGTGTTGATGCACTTTTTCTCAGACAAGGACTTGGCGGAGCGGGCCATAGAGGACGGCTACTTTATTTCCGTCAACACGCTTGTCCTAAAAAGCAAATCTATCCGAAAAATCCTGAAAAAAACCCCGCTTGAGAGATTGATGACCGAGACCGATGCCCCCTGGCTTGGCTTTGGAAAAAGAAACGAGCCAATTGCGGTAAAAGAGGTGATAGAGAAAATTTCTGAGCTCGAAAGAATTCCTTTTGAAGAAATAGATAAGGCAACCACCAACAATGCAAGAAGATTTTTTGGCTTGAAAGATATATAATGCTCCGCTGAATTATCTTATGGACTCCATCAGACCAAGCTCCGTAGAGGTAGCCGGAGCAATGCTCATTGCTGTTGTGGCATATTTTTTACTCTCCGGGTTCATTCAAAATGGCAATTTGGCCAGTGTCTTAGGTGCGCTAATTGCACTGTTTGTGTATATTCTTTATAAGTATTTTAGGCGGGAATCTAATGGGTTGGTCACTTTGTATGCCGATAGGCAGAATCGTATTTTTCTTGCGTTGGTAGTTATCTTTGTTGTGGCTGATGTGGTGCTCAACAATACCATTCCTTATGTAGTGACCGTGATAGCAGCGGCAGTTCTGACCAAAATAATAGTTTACAAAGAGCCAAAGACACATAAGCTCAAAAAGTAGTCCTTTGCCAGGTGTAGCGAAGCTGCAACAAAACATGCAAGAAGATTTTTTGGCCTTTAGGAAAAAGAAATCCTGAAATGGCCTAGTCCCTGACCCTTCATCCACTCAGGCAACTCCGGGGCGGCTGTGGGCGCAGAAGAAGGGCCTTGCCAAAATGTGGGTGGTCCATTGGGCGAAGGAATGTATGCTCCGTGGATATTCGGAGAAATGTGTCCCTCCTGCGGTGTGTGCCATGACTCAGGCCCCATCTGGAAAGGATATTCCCAGGTGCCGCTTGTGTCTACAGTGCCAGTTCCGCTGAAATTTGTTTGTTCATAGAAGCCCAGGTCTCCTGGATCGTATGGATTGTCAATGCCTGTTCCGGCAAGCGCCAAAAGCGCACCGGCGACAATCACCCCTCCAATTATCGGCCATTTATTTTCCTTAATCCAGCTATACGCCCGTTCACTATAGCTACTCCCAGCGATGGTTTCTCCCTGCAAATATGAATACTTCTCTACCATAATAACACTTGTGGCATATATATAATTTTAGAATTGCCTTCTGAGGGATATTCTGGACAGTAATGGCTTGAATTTAATTAAAAAACAAAAAATCGGGACTATTCATCCCTTCCGTCCAAAATTTTCAGCCGTTTGTCCACTTCTTCTTCTAGGCCAAGGGTTCTGGCTATGTCTTTGCACCTGTTTCTGATGGTGACCTCGGTTACGCCTATTGCGTCAGCGATCTTCCTCTGCGGTATGAACTGGCTGTTCATGATCGCGGCAATGTAGAGCGCTGCAGCGGCGACGCCGATTGGGCCTTTGCCTGAGATGTCCTCCTGAAGGTTTAGTTTGTTCAGGTACTGTTTTGCAGTAACCTGCGTCTTGTCGTCAAGCTTCAAGATAGTGGCGCACCTGGGTACATAAGCAATTGCCTTTGCAGGCAGAATCCTCAAACCGAGTTTTCTTGCGACATACCTGTAGGTCCTTCCCAAGTCCCTTTTGTCTACGCCTGAAACAGCGCAGATTTCGTTCATAAGACGGGGAGTGCCATACTCTCTGGAAAGAGCGTAAACAAGCGAGCCGATTACGGCTTCGATGCTCCTTCCCTTGACTAGCCCTTCTTCCAAGGCCTTCTCGTACATTGAGCTTACTTCCTCCTGAAGATTTCGGGGAAGGTTCAATGCCGAGGCAATTCTCTCAAGCTCCGCTAGCGCATATCCGAAGTTCCTGTCTTTTGAGGATACAAGCCGTTTTTGCCACTGCTTTATCCTGAAGTACTGTCCACGCTTACCGGCAGAAACTTTGAAAAGCTCTGCCTGGCTCTTGCCAATCTCTGTTCCTATACCCTTGTCATGCCTCATTCTGGTAAGTGGTGCACCGGTTCTTGCTGATTTTTCAAGGTCTTCAGAGTCGAAGGCCCTCCAGTCCTGCTGTGTGTCAATCATTCCGTCGTTCAGGATGAGCCCGCATCTGGAGCAGATTTTTTCTCCCTTAAGAGAATCCTCCATTATCTCTTCAGATCCGCATTCTGGACAAGTTAACCCTGCTTCTTCCTTTATTCGCATAGTGCATTACCCCTTAGTAAGGAAACTATATTCCTTTAAAAAGGCACTAAATAATAAGTAGAATGATATATAAATACTTTTCGGTTCTGGAAAATATATACTTAAGGACAATTTCATTGAAAAACCCCTTTTGCCAACAAATATATACTGGAAGTGCGCTATATGTATATGGCAGAGATAGGCGATGCAAGAGCCAGAGTGAAGGCAGATGCAGATGAGATATACTCGAACCTCAAAAGTAATCTTGAGAAAAATGGATGGAACATCACTCAGACAGAAAGTTATGACGCTACAGATGGGACAAAAGTTCGGACTGTTGTTGGGGTAAGCTCTCGTCTTGGGGGAAGTACTGTACTTTCGCTTGGATTTCAGGGCGTAAAGACCACTCCATTCTACGCCACAGTAAAAGAGAAAGATGGCGTAACAGAAGTTTACGCCCAGGGACTGGGTTCAGAGGATGTATTTAAGTTCGACTTTGGCAGGAACAAAAAGGTGGCTGAAAAAGTTGTGGCCTACGCAACCAGCAAATAGGACAGATTTTAACTCGCTTTTGTTTTTGGCATTTTAATTGGCTGGAAGGCACGCTTTCTCTAATTTAATTTTGACCACAATTATGCTCAATTTTCCTTTCGAAACCAAGCGGCCTGGGCAGCAGGAGCTTATGGATAAGATTACAAGCTGCCTTGAAAACAAAAAACACCTCCTTGTGCATGCGCCAACAGGGATAGGAAAGACCGTCTCTGCCCTCTACCCAACGTTGAATTTTGCTAAAGAGAAGGGGCTGACGGTTTTTTACCTCACACCCCGCCACTCCCAGCACACAATTGCCCTTAATGCCCTGAAGAAAATGGGGGACGTAAAAGTCACGGACATGGTCGGAAAGCTGTGGCTTTGCAATTACCTTGGGGAGGACATGATCGGAAGCGACTTTCACGAGATATGCAATTTCCTGAAAAAAGACGGCAAATGCGCGTATTATAATAACGTCATCACCAAGGGAGAGCTTACGGAAAGCGCCCAGAAGAAAATTAATGCCCTTTCAGGCAGTATTCTGGCAGCAGATGAGCTAAAGGAGCAATGCGCAGGGCTCTGCCCTTATGAAATCTCGTGTTTCCTTGCGAGGAGAAGCGATGTCATAATTGGGGACTATTTTCATCTTTTCAACCCATACATTGCCGACACATTTTTGGCAAAAATCAACAAAAAGCTCGAAAATTCCATAGTTATTGTTGACGAAGCCCACCAGCTGCCCTCAAGAGTAAGG
This DNA window, taken from Candidatus Aenigmatarchaeota archaeon, encodes the following:
- the gatC gene encoding Asp-tRNA(Asn)/Glu-tRNA(Gln) amidotransferase subunit GatC, encoding MGEVDVRAVAKIARITLTDEEAEAFARDIDEIKKIFDEIDRIEVSEEPAFQPIEVKNRTREDVAKKGFSIEEAFSNTGHREENYFRGPKV
- a CDS encoding DUF357 domain-containing protein, with the protein product MGTEEELVGETKRWLSKIKALKITPKSDKGREHKGNIEAYISDSLHFFDKGDYVRSFEAVVWAWAFLEISKDLGLIEVC
- a CDS encoding signal recognition particle-docking protein FtsY (signal recognition protein receptor; functions in the targeting and insertion of membrane proteins); its protein translation is MFGFLKQKVKEVLDKVKVPSKEEKKKGEPKEKKKVVSEEKLPQKALKEESLPKAPASKVESFSTREPTATAKSKPGAEASTEKMREKEKKGFGFSLFSKKLSEKDLEELKIGLVRANMSYEAAEKIVEALRDTEKKAADEVLREQLIELLGTERFDLVKFVKDRMKTQKAVTILFFGFNGAGKTTTIAKIGHLLKKNGVPVVFAAGDTFRAAAIEQLSAHAKNLGIEIVKHKYGGDPAAVIFDAKKHAEKIHGVVLGDTAGRLHTDKGLMEELKKVMRVNSPDFKILVMDSLTGSDIVTQLENFSAIGFDGLIFTKVEINEKGGSIFSVRQHTDKPILFLGTGQGYGDLMEFDPEKIVEKLDL
- a CDS encoding TatD family hydrolase, giving the protein MIDAHCHLEQKDYDPDREEVIKRCKELLKAVVFSCAHPRDFETALEIAEKHRGFVFLTAGIHPEYIKEISEDEIHSFFGLLRKNRKKLVGLGECGLDYHWVQEEDWREKQKKLFRRHISFAKDLGLPLVIHSREAEGDCLDLLEKEGAKNVLMHFFSDKDLAERAIEDGYFISVNTLVLKSKSIRKILKKTPLERLMTETDAPWLGFGKRNEPIAVKEVIEKISELERIPFEEIDKATTNNARRFFGLKDI